Proteins encoded together in one Pirellulales bacterium window:
- the rpsE gene encoding 30S ribosomal protein S5, which yields MSNASGNTRGGDLIEKVVQIRRCAAVVKGGRRFSFAAIVVVGDGRSRVGWGYGKANEVPPSVEKATKDGTRKMVQVPVIDGTIPHKVEGRFGASHVILVPASAGTGVIAGSSVRAVCEAAGIHNILTKSFGSTNPSNLVKATIVALTSLQSRQDIERLRGVSLS from the coding sequence GTGTCCAACGCATCTGGCAACACGCGCGGCGGCGACCTGATCGAGAAAGTCGTGCAGATCCGTCGTTGTGCGGCAGTCGTCAAAGGCGGACGCCGTTTCAGCTTCGCGGCGATCGTCGTCGTGGGCGACGGCCGCAGCCGAGTCGGCTGGGGCTACGGCAAAGCCAACGAAGTTCCGCCCAGCGTCGAAAAAGCGACCAAGGACGGCACCCGGAAAATGGTTCAGGTGCCCGTCATCGACGGCACAATTCCCCACAAGGTGGAAGGCCGCTTCGGCGCCTCGCACGTGATCCTGGTGCCGGCCAGCGCAGGCACCGGTGTCATCGCCGGCAGCAGCGTCCGCGCCGTTTGCGAGGCGGCGGGCATCCACAACATTTTGACGAAAAGCTTCGGCTCGACCAATCCATCCAATCTCGTGAAGGCCACGATTGTCGCGCTGACCAGCCTGCAATCGCGGCAAGACATCGAGCGTCTGCGGGGAGTGTCCCTCTCATGA